A single window of Elusimicrobiaceae bacterium DNA harbors:
- a CDS encoding NAD(P) transhydrogenase subunit alpha — translation MESVEVVIYGASNLAAGASPFVIALTVFVLAVFIGYYVVWSVTPALHSPLMAVTNAVSSVIVVGALIAAGPKLMHASKLMGILAVMLASVNIFGGFIVTQRMLSMFRKKKREEKA, via the coding sequence ATGGAAAGCGTAGAAGTAGTGATATATGGCGCCAGCAATCTGGCGGCGGGCGCGAGTCCGTTCGTCATAGCGCTTACGGTATTCGTGCTGGCCGTATTCATCGGCTACTATGTGGTGTGGAGCGTAACGCCCGCGCTGCATTCGCCGCTGATGGCGGTCACCAACGCGGTGTCTTCGGTTATCGTGGTGGGCGCGCTGATAGCGGCCGGCCCGAAACTGATGCACGCCTCAAAACTGATGGGCATACTGGCGGTCATGCTCGCGTCGGTAAACATTTTCGGCGGCTTCATCGTAACGCAGAGAATGCTTTCGATGTTCAGGAAGAAAAAACGGGAGGAAAAAGCATGA